A single Nomascus leucogenys isolate Asia chromosome 14, Asia_NLE_v1, whole genome shotgun sequence DNA region contains:
- the ITPRIPL1 gene encoding inositol 1,4,5-trisphosphate receptor-interacting protein-like 1 isoform X1 codes for MNLDAEASMAVISLLFLAVMYVVHHPLMVSDRMDLDTLARSRQLEKRMSEEMRLLEMEFEERKRAAEQRQKAENLWTGDSSSDQLVLGKKDMGWPFQADGQEGPLGWMLGNLWNTGLFCLFLVFELLRQNMQHEPAFDSSSEEEEEEVRVVPVTSYNWLTDFPSQEALDSFYKHYVQNAIRDLPCTCEFVESFVDDLIEACRVLSRQEAHPQLEDCLGIGAAFEKWGTLHETQKFDILVPIVPPQGTMFVLEMRDLALGRRCGCVLVESECVCKREKRLGDVLCLVHHHRDSSAVLGKCSSSIKAALCTGFHLDVCKTVQWFRNMMGNAWALVAHKYDFKLSLPPSTTSCKLRLDYRSGRFLSIHLVLGVQREDTLVYLVSQAPDQEQLTGVDWPESFVACEHLFLKLVGRFAPENTCHLKCLQIILSLRQHQSLPHGASRPILTSYHFKTALMHLLLRLPLTDWAHNMLSQRLQDILWFLGRSLQQRSLHHFLIGNTFLPLTIPIPKTFRNAEPVNLFQHLVLNPKAHSQAVEEFQNLLTQVKTLPRAPLAAAP; via the exons ATGAATCTTG ATGCAGAGGCCTCCATGGCTGTGATAAGCCTGCTGTTCTTGGCAGTGATGTATGTTGTTCACCAccctctgatggtcagtgatcgGATGGACCTGGACACATTAGCCAGGAGTCGGCAGCTGGAGAAGCGAATGAGCGAGGAGATGCGCCtgctagagatggagtttgaAGAGAGAAAGCGAGCGGCTGAGcagaggcagaaggcagagaACTTATGGACAGGAGACTCATCCAGCGACCAGTTAGTGCTGGGGAAGAAAGACATGGGGTGGCCGTTCCAGGCCGATGGCCAGGAGGGGCCTCTGGGCTGGATGCTGGGAAACCTGTGGAACACTGGCCTCTTTTGCCTTTTTCTCGTCTTTGAGCTCCTGCGACAGAACATGCAGCATGAGCCGGCCTTTGATTCCagcagtgaggaggaggaggaggaagtccGTGTTGTCCCTGTCACCTCTTACAACTGGCTTACTGACTTCCCCTCCCAGGAGGCCCTGGACTCCTTTTACAAACACTATGTCCAGAATGCCATCCGTGACCTGCCTTGCACCTGTGAGTTTGTGGAGAGTTTTGTGGATGATCTCATTGAGGCCTGTCGGGTACTCAGCCGCCAAGAGGCTCACCCACAATTGGAAGACTGCCTGGGCATTGGGGCTGCCTTTGAGAAATGGGGAACCCTCCATGAGACCCAGAAATTTGATATCCTGGTGCCCATTGTCCCCCCACAGGGCACCATGTTTGTCCTGGAGATGAGGGACCTGGCCCTGGGCCGCCGCTGTGGCTGTGTGCTGGTGGAGTCAGAATGTGTGTGCAAGCGTGAGAAACGCCTAGGGGACGTGCTGTGCCTGGTGCACCACCACAGGGACTCCTCGGCAGTCTTGGGGAAGTGTAGTAGCTCCATCAAGGCAGCTCTCTGCACCGGCTTCCACCTAGACGTGTGCAAGACTGTGCAGTGGTTCCGGAACATGATGGGCAATGCCTGGGCCCTTGTGGCCCACAAGTATGACTTTAAACTCAGTCTCCCACCGTCTACCACCTCCTGCAAGCTCAGGCTGGACTATCGCTCAGGCCGTTTTCTCTCAATCCACTTGGTCCTGGGGGTGCAACGAGAAGACACCTTGGTCTACCTGGTGAGTCAGGCTCCTGACCAGGAGCAGCTCACCGGTGTGGACTGGCCTGAGTCCTTTGTGGCCTGTGAGCACTTGTTCCTGAAGCTGGTGGGGCGCTTTGCCCCCGAGAACACCTGTCACCTCAAGTGCCTCCAGATCATTTTAAGTCTCCGGCAGCATCAGAGCTTACCCCACGGAGCATCCCGCCCCATCCTCACTTCTTACCACTTTAAAACAGCTCTCATGCACCTCTTGCTACGGCTGCCCCTCACGGACTGGGCCCACAACATGCTCTCTCAGCGGCTCCAGGACATTCTCTGGTTCTTGGGCCGTAGCCTCCAGCAAAGGTCCCTCCATCATTTCCTCATTGGTAACACTTTTCTGCCCCTGACCATCCCGATCCCTAAGACATTTAGGAATGCTGAGCCTGTCAATCTCTTCCAACACCTGGTGCTCAACCCCAAGGCACATTCACAGGCAGTGGAAGAGTTCCAAAACCTTCTGACCCAGGTGAAAACTCTGCCTCGTGCCCCACTGGCTGCAGCACCTTGA
- the ITPRIPL1 gene encoding inositol 1,4,5-trisphosphate receptor-interacting protein-like 1 isoform X2, whose product MAVISLLFLAVMYVVHHPLMVSDRMDLDTLARSRQLEKRMSEEMRLLEMEFEERKRAAEQRQKAENLWTGDSSSDQLVLGKKDMGWPFQADGQEGPLGWMLGNLWNTGLFCLFLVFELLRQNMQHEPAFDSSSEEEEEEVRVVPVTSYNWLTDFPSQEALDSFYKHYVQNAIRDLPCTCEFVESFVDDLIEACRVLSRQEAHPQLEDCLGIGAAFEKWGTLHETQKFDILVPIVPPQGTMFVLEMRDLALGRRCGCVLVESECVCKREKRLGDVLCLVHHHRDSSAVLGKCSSSIKAALCTGFHLDVCKTVQWFRNMMGNAWALVAHKYDFKLSLPPSTTSCKLRLDYRSGRFLSIHLVLGVQREDTLVYLVSQAPDQEQLTGVDWPESFVACEHLFLKLVGRFAPENTCHLKCLQIILSLRQHQSLPHGASRPILTSYHFKTALMHLLLRLPLTDWAHNMLSQRLQDILWFLGRSLQQRSLHHFLIGNTFLPLTIPIPKTFRNAEPVNLFQHLVLNPKAHSQAVEEFQNLLTQVKTLPRAPLAAAP is encoded by the coding sequence ATGGCTGTGATAAGCCTGCTGTTCTTGGCAGTGATGTATGTTGTTCACCAccctctgatggtcagtgatcgGATGGACCTGGACACATTAGCCAGGAGTCGGCAGCTGGAGAAGCGAATGAGCGAGGAGATGCGCCtgctagagatggagtttgaAGAGAGAAAGCGAGCGGCTGAGcagaggcagaaggcagagaACTTATGGACAGGAGACTCATCCAGCGACCAGTTAGTGCTGGGGAAGAAAGACATGGGGTGGCCGTTCCAGGCCGATGGCCAGGAGGGGCCTCTGGGCTGGATGCTGGGAAACCTGTGGAACACTGGCCTCTTTTGCCTTTTTCTCGTCTTTGAGCTCCTGCGACAGAACATGCAGCATGAGCCGGCCTTTGATTCCagcagtgaggaggaggaggaggaagtccGTGTTGTCCCTGTCACCTCTTACAACTGGCTTACTGACTTCCCCTCCCAGGAGGCCCTGGACTCCTTTTACAAACACTATGTCCAGAATGCCATCCGTGACCTGCCTTGCACCTGTGAGTTTGTGGAGAGTTTTGTGGATGATCTCATTGAGGCCTGTCGGGTACTCAGCCGCCAAGAGGCTCACCCACAATTGGAAGACTGCCTGGGCATTGGGGCTGCCTTTGAGAAATGGGGAACCCTCCATGAGACCCAGAAATTTGATATCCTGGTGCCCATTGTCCCCCCACAGGGCACCATGTTTGTCCTGGAGATGAGGGACCTGGCCCTGGGCCGCCGCTGTGGCTGTGTGCTGGTGGAGTCAGAATGTGTGTGCAAGCGTGAGAAACGCCTAGGGGACGTGCTGTGCCTGGTGCACCACCACAGGGACTCCTCGGCAGTCTTGGGGAAGTGTAGTAGCTCCATCAAGGCAGCTCTCTGCACCGGCTTCCACCTAGACGTGTGCAAGACTGTGCAGTGGTTCCGGAACATGATGGGCAATGCCTGGGCCCTTGTGGCCCACAAGTATGACTTTAAACTCAGTCTCCCACCGTCTACCACCTCCTGCAAGCTCAGGCTGGACTATCGCTCAGGCCGTTTTCTCTCAATCCACTTGGTCCTGGGGGTGCAACGAGAAGACACCTTGGTCTACCTGGTGAGTCAGGCTCCTGACCAGGAGCAGCTCACCGGTGTGGACTGGCCTGAGTCCTTTGTGGCCTGTGAGCACTTGTTCCTGAAGCTGGTGGGGCGCTTTGCCCCCGAGAACACCTGTCACCTCAAGTGCCTCCAGATCATTTTAAGTCTCCGGCAGCATCAGAGCTTACCCCACGGAGCATCCCGCCCCATCCTCACTTCTTACCACTTTAAAACAGCTCTCATGCACCTCTTGCTACGGCTGCCCCTCACGGACTGGGCCCACAACATGCTCTCTCAGCGGCTCCAGGACATTCTCTGGTTCTTGGGCCGTAGCCTCCAGCAAAGGTCCCTCCATCATTTCCTCATTGGTAACACTTTTCTGCCCCTGACCATCCCGATCCCTAAGACATTTAGGAATGCTGAGCCTGTCAATCTCTTCCAACACCTGGTGCTCAACCCCAAGGCACATTCACAGGCAGTGGAAGAGTTCCAAAACCTTCTGACCCAGGTGAAAACTCTGCCTCGTGCCCCACTGGCTGCAGCACCTTGA